A region from the Pseudomonas cucumis genome encodes:
- the hbdH gene encoding 3-hydroxybutyrate dehydrogenase, producing the protein MTTLSGKTALVTGSTSGIGLGIALSLARAGANLILNGFGDASTVIAEVEQFGGKVGHHPADVSDPEQIADMIEYAEREFGGVDILVNNAGIQHVAPVEDFPVERWDSIIAINLSSVFHSTRLSLPGMRTKGWGRIINIASVHGQVGSVGKAAYVAAKHGVIGLTKVVGLETATTNVTCNAICPGWVLTPLVQKQIDDRAATGIDPQQAQHDLLAEKQPSLEFVTPPQLGELVLFLCSEAGSQVRGAAWNIDGGWLAQ; encoded by the coding sequence ATGACGACTCTTTCGGGCAAGACCGCACTGGTCACCGGTTCCACCAGCGGCATCGGCCTGGGAATCGCCCTGAGCCTGGCCAGGGCTGGCGCCAATCTGATTCTCAACGGTTTCGGCGATGCGTCGACGGTGATCGCCGAGGTCGAACAATTCGGTGGCAAGGTCGGCCATCATCCGGCCGACGTCAGCGACCCGGAGCAGATCGCCGACATGATCGAGTACGCCGAGCGTGAGTTCGGCGGCGTGGATATCCTGGTCAACAACGCGGGCATCCAGCATGTGGCGCCGGTGGAAGATTTTCCCGTGGAGCGCTGGGACTCGATCATTGCGATCAACCTGTCGTCGGTGTTTCACAGCACCCGTTTGAGCTTGCCGGGAATGCGCACCAAGGGCTGGGGACGGATCATCAACATCGCATCAGTGCATGGCCAGGTCGGTTCGGTGGGCAAGGCGGCGTACGTCGCGGCCAAGCATGGCGTGATCGGCCTGACCAAGGTGGTCGGTCTGGAAACCGCTACGACGAACGTCACCTGCAACGCCATCTGCCCGGGTTGGGTGCTGACGCCACTGGTGCAGAAGCAGATCGATGATCGCGCCGCGACCGGGATCGACCCCCAGCAGGCGCAACACGATTTGCTGGCCGAGAAGCAGCCGTCCCTTGAATTCGTGACACCGCCGCAGCTGGGCGAGTTGGTGCTGTTTTTATGCAGCGAGGCCGGTAGCCAGGTACGTGGCGCCGCGTGGAATATTGATGGTGGGTGGTTGGCGCAGTAA
- a CDS encoding sigma-54 interaction domain-containing protein translates to MNTTESLKDYQRVRTLAIRSLFEIIEQSSEGTVIVDRDANIVWMNERYARRFGLESAAGAIGRACESVIPGSLLREVVRTGRPILLDMQDTPKEPLIVMRLPIHDDAGAVIGAIGFALFDELRSLSPMLKRYLSMQEELASTRSLLRARQTKYNFAHFIGTSAASLEVKRRARRSASAESPVLLLGETGTGKELLAQAIHGASPRAHKAFVSINSAAIPETLLEAEFFGTAPGAFTGADRKGRTGKLQIAQGGTLFLDEIGDMPLPLQSKLLRVLQEKEFEPVGSNEVIQSDVRVIAATSTDLEAAIKRGEFRADLYYRLNVLPIQVPPLRDRLDDLPALSEAILEELRSQHELNPEALDLLGQHAWPGNIRELRNVLERAALLSDDLMLNAADIRSAIGSFTPVQRVVPLPLQPIAHETFSEARERFDRQLIESALAQCGGKVIEAAARLGLGRSTLYKKMVALGIAESQ, encoded by the coding sequence ATGAACACCACCGAAAGCCTCAAGGACTACCAGCGCGTTCGTACCCTGGCAATCCGCTCACTGTTCGAAATCATCGAGCAATCGAGCGAAGGCACGGTGATTGTCGACCGCGATGCGAACATCGTCTGGATGAACGAGCGCTATGCCCGGCGGTTCGGTCTGGAGTCGGCCGCAGGTGCGATCGGCAGGGCCTGTGAAAGCGTGATCCCCGGCAGCCTGTTGCGCGAAGTGGTGCGCACTGGACGCCCCATCCTGCTGGACATGCAAGACACCCCCAAGGAACCGCTGATAGTGATGCGCCTGCCGATTCACGACGATGCCGGCGCGGTGATCGGCGCCATCGGTTTTGCCCTGTTCGATGAATTGCGCAGCCTGTCACCGATGCTCAAGCGCTACCTGAGCATGCAGGAAGAACTGGCATCGACCCGCTCGCTGTTGCGGGCGCGACAGACCAAGTACAACTTCGCCCATTTCATCGGCACCAGCGCCGCCAGCCTCGAAGTCAAACGCCGCGCCCGGCGCAGCGCCAGTGCCGAGTCACCGGTGTTGCTGCTCGGCGAAACCGGTACCGGCAAGGAGTTGCTGGCCCAGGCGATCCACGGCGCCTCGCCTCGTGCGCACAAAGCTTTCGTCAGTATCAACAGCGCGGCGATTCCCGAGACGCTGCTGGAAGCCGAGTTCTTTGGCACCGCGCCCGGCGCGTTCACCGGCGCCGATCGCAAGGGTCGCACCGGCAAGCTGCAGATCGCTCAGGGCGGCACGCTGTTTCTCGATGAGATCGGCGATATGCCGCTGCCTCTGCAAAGCAAGTTGCTGCGGGTGCTGCAGGAAAAGGAATTCGAGCCGGTGGGCTCCAACGAAGTGATCCAGAGCGATGTGCGGGTGATCGCAGCCACCTCCACCGATCTGGAAGCGGCGATCAAACGCGGCGAGTTTCGCGCCGATTTGTATTACCGCCTCAACGTGCTGCCGATTCAGGTCCCGCCCCTGCGTGATCGCCTCGACGACCTGCCAGCCCTCAGTGAAGCGATCCTCGAAGAGCTGCGCAGTCAGCACGAACTGAATCCCGAAGCTTTGGATTTGTTGGGTCAACACGCCTGGCCGGGGAACATCCGCGAACTGCGCAACGTCTTGGAACGCGCGGCCTTGCTCAGTGATGATTTGATGCTGAACGCGGCGGATATCCGCTCGGCGATTGGCAGTTTTACCCCAGTGCAGCGTGTGGTGCCTCTGCCCCTTCAACCGATTGCCCATGAAACCTTCAGTGAAGCTCGCGAACGGTTTGATCGGCAGTTGATTGAATCCGCCCTCGCGCAATGCGGCGGGAAGGTTATCGAAGCGGCGGCGCGGTTGGGGCTGGGGCGATCGACGTTGTACAAGAAGATGGTGGCGTTGGGGATTGCTGAGTCTCAATAA
- a CDS encoding GntP family permease yields MSVIIALAALTLLMVAAYRGYSVILFAPIAALGAVLLTDPSAVAPVFTGVFMEKMVGFVKLYFPVFLLGAVFGKLIELSGFSRSIVAAAIRLLGTRQAMLVIVLVCALLTYGGVSLFVVVFAVYPFAAEMFRQSNIPKRLIPATIALGAFSFTMDALPGTPQIQNIIPSTFFNTTAWAAPWLGVIGTIFVFCAGMLFLQSQRNKAQRSGEGYGSALRNEPETAPDIKLPNPWIALSPLLMVGLMNLLFTRWIPEWYGKTHSLSLPGMAAPVTTDIAKLTAIWAVQAALLVGIVMVLVFAFQTIRGKLAEGSKSAVSGALLAAMNTASEYGFGAVIASLPGFLVLSGWLKSIPNPLVNEAITVTLLAGITGSASGGMSIALAAMSETFISAAHAANIPLEVLHRVAAMASGGMDTLPHNGAVITLLAVTGLTHREAYKDIFCITLIKTLAVFVVIGTFYATGIV; encoded by the coding sequence ATGAGTGTGATCATTGCCTTGGCAGCTCTTACGCTGCTGATGGTGGCTGCCTACCGTGGCTACAGCGTTATCCTCTTTGCCCCGATCGCCGCCCTCGGCGCCGTCCTGCTCACCGACCCTTCCGCCGTTGCCCCCGTCTTCACCGGGGTGTTCATGGAAAAAATGGTCGGCTTCGTCAAACTGTATTTCCCGGTGTTCCTGCTCGGTGCCGTGTTCGGCAAGCTGATCGAGTTGTCGGGTTTCTCCCGCTCCATCGTCGCAGCGGCGATTCGTTTGCTCGGCACTCGCCAGGCGATGCTGGTGATCGTGCTGGTCTGCGCCCTGCTCACCTACGGCGGCGTGTCGCTGTTTGTGGTGGTGTTTGCGGTCTACCCGTTTGCCGCCGAGATGTTCCGCCAGAGCAATATCCCCAAGCGCCTGATCCCGGCGACCATCGCCCTCGGCGCATTTTCGTTCACCATGGACGCCCTGCCCGGCACGCCGCAGATCCAGAACATCATCCCCAGCACCTTCTTCAACACCACCGCCTGGGCTGCGCCGTGGCTGGGTGTGATCGGCACGATTTTCGTGTTCTGCGCCGGCATGCTGTTCCTTCAGAGCCAGCGCAACAAGGCCCAGCGCAGCGGTGAAGGGTATGGTTCAGCGCTGCGCAACGAGCCGGAAACCGCACCGGACATCAAGCTGCCCAACCCATGGATCGCACTGTCGCCGCTGTTGATGGTGGGCCTGATGAACCTGCTGTTCACCCGCTGGATTCCAGAGTGGTACGGCAAGACGCACAGCCTCTCGTTGCCGGGCATGGCAGCTCCCGTGACCACCGACATCGCCAAGCTGACAGCGATCTGGGCGGTCCAGGCAGCCTTGCTGGTAGGCATCGTCATGGTGCTGGTGTTCGCCTTTCAGACGATCCGCGGCAAGTTGGCCGAAGGCAGTAAAAGTGCGGTCAGCGGAGCGCTGCTGGCGGCGATGAACACCGCGTCGGAATACGGTTTCGGTGCAGTGATCGCCTCGTTGCCGGGTTTTCTGGTGCTGTCCGGCTGGCTCAAAAGCATTCCCAACCCGCTGGTCAACGAAGCGATTACCGTGACCCTGCTGGCCGGCATCACCGGTTCGGCGTCGGGCGGCATGAGTATCGCTTTGGCAGCAATGTCCGAGACATTCATCAGCGCCGCCCACGCCGCCAATATTCCACTGGAAGTGCTGCACCGGGTCGCCGCGATGGCCAGTGGTGGCATGGACACCCTGCCGCACAACGGCGCGGTGATTACTTTGCTCGCGGTCACCGGTTTGACCCACCGCGAGGCCTACAAAGACATTTTCTGTATTACGCTGATCAAGACACTCGCTGTTTTTGTGGTGATCGGTACTTTCTACGCCACTGGCATTGTGTGA